One Arachis hypogaea cultivar Tifrunner chromosome 2, arahy.Tifrunner.gnm2.J5K5, whole genome shotgun sequence genomic window, AAAACTCTTGTAAAATGATGGATTTTCAGACTCTGCATTGTGAAGTTTCTTTAGTGCAACATTTCTGCCACTAGGAACCTGTGCTTTGTAGACACTTCCATAAGCACCTGTTCCAATGCAATACCTTATATCAAAGTCTTCTGTGGCTTTGATTATGTCTTTAAATGCAATTTTACCATCATAGTTCCAAATTGAGAAGATATCCCCATTCTTGCTTCTTTCCTCAAATCCGTACTctctttggaggggacagaagaCACCGATTCCAAGCCATATGAACACTGTTGTAATGAAGAAGCAATTCAAGGCAGCAAGGGAAACTAGTGCTATGGTACTATATGGAGAAGAGCAAGAGGGTGACTGCTTATTACCAATCAGTGCTTCACTTGGAAAACCACAGAAGTGTGTATCTGGAACAAAGGAATTGTAAGATATATTGAGATATGGAACGGAATGGAGTCCCTCTGGTATGCTTCCTGAGAGGCTATTATTACTGAGGTCCAGGTAAGAAAGATTGCCAATTTGAGAAGGAATATGTCCACTTAAAAAGTTGTTACTTAGCTGCACATAACTGCAATGATATAGAATACCAAATGGAATTGGTCCCTTAAGGCTATTGTTGGAAATATCTAAAGTTGAAAGCCTAGAGAGTTGTCCAATCCCAGATGGTATAACACCAGAAATATTGTTATGGGAAAGGTCTAAAGCTTTCAAATGGAACAGGTTCTCAAATTCTACAGGGATGGAACCTTCAATATGGTTTGAATCAAGGGACAAAGATTCCAAATCCTCTAGTTGTCCAAAGGTAGAAGGGATTGAACCATTCAGTGAGTTATTTGACAGAGTTAACTGCTCTAAATGCTTTAAGTACCCTAGCCTTTCGGGAATGGGGCCTTCAAGATTGTTTGAGTGAAGAGAAAGTTGAGCCAAACACTTCAACtggccaaaagtggaaggaataacaCCTCTAAGAAAATTGCTAGCAACATTAACTAACTTAAGTTGAGTGAGATTTGAAATTGAAGTAGGCAACTCACCTTCAAGATAATTAGAAGAGAGATCAAGATACATAAGCTTTGTAAGAGTGCTTATTTCACTGGGAATGGTTCCCTTGAGTTCCAAACCAGTAAGTTCTAGACGGATCAAATTGGGGAATGCAGTAAAATTGAAGTTCCTCAATTCAGATGGAGGGATAAAAAAATAACGCCTTGTTGAAATCTCTATGACACTTCCAGCGTCATTGCACACAATACCAGTCCAGTTACAATGTTTTGAGATGTCGCGACCTTCCGTCCACCCGCTATGGAGCAAGGCCTTTTGTTCCTCGTTCAAGGACGAGGAATTTGATGCTACCATCATGGTGTTGGCACTCATAACGGTTAGGAGGACTAAGGCAAACAAAGTGTCAACAAAGATAAGCTTCATTAATGCAAGTAAATTGCAACCTGAATTTGTCATGTGTGTATCTAAATTTCACTGAATTGTGTTGTATACTATTCTCTCAATTGTTGTtgcacatatatataataaggagTAAATGAACAAAAGTATATATGAAAAGTTTGGAGTGGACAGAAGTACATGTAAAAGATTGTAAATATTAAAGTACACTCGAATAttgttttttatgaataaaagtGTCTATTGCTGAATTTGCAAGATTTGGAGTATATTTTTGTAAGTGCCATGCTGTAAGTGGATTTCTGGAATTGTTTTCGTCCCGAATATGtctaaaagataagaaaagatgacATGTGTGTGTATCATTTCATTATTTGTCGTTAAACTTGTATTAATTGATTGAAAGAAACGGTGAGAATGTGACATATATAGAAAATATGGTTAGAGAAGTTGCTAGGTTCCTTCGCAACCACTTAAGAGAATGACTAATAATTAATACTAGCTTTAGACTCAGGCATTTCCCGGGAATAAAATGGatatacattttataaaatatataaattaatttaaaatttaattattataaaattaaaaaatgtatatataaattggactttaaataaaattacaaaaatattcaacttaaatttatttatttatttatttaactttatattattattattatttttgttttttgaaacaatcagttttattttatttttttagattatatttaaatactatggtacaaatataaaattattagataaaatgcAAGTTTAAATATAATGTTTTAATGGTTAAAATTaacattcaattttttaattttatttttcatgattcaCGATAATACGATGtattttcataaatattataattaaatgatattaaaaaatataaattgttgaaaagaaaaaaaaagcgatATATAGATGatataattaatgaatacaattagaccaaaaataaaaaactaaaatgaaaTTATAAATGACATGATTAGTCGAAATTAATATTAAatgttctaattttattttttatgacttGCAATAATACCACGTACTTTTAACAATATTAcaactaaataatattaaaaaatataaattgttaaaaagaaaaaaggaatgaTATAATTAATGAACACaattaaaccaaaaataaaaaaactaaaaagaaattgTAAAAATCTAGTGTTTTAGTAATTTATCAAATGAatacaattaaactaaaaatgaaaaaactaaaaagaaattataaaagtCTAGTGTTTTAGAAATTTATCATCTAATACACATAtttagcaaattaaaaaaaaaaagagttgtgGTCATCAACCAAAAAGATAATTGAAGTAAATTATTGATTTATATAGTAAACATAAGAAAGAGTGAGTATGAAAGAAGTTGATGAATTATGTTTATTACTCaatttatatctattaaaaaGAAATAACATTAACATTGAAACCATATAGAatcttatataaaaataaaaagtaagagaatatgaaaaatatatagtaatctaaagaaaaataaatgttatAAGAGTGAgaaggaaaatgaaaaaaaaaaatttaagttatattttatataataaacataAGAATATGAGTgaatataaaagaagaaaatgaattatgtttatgcatattaaagagaaataatattaGCATTGAAGgcatatatataacattattttatataaaaataaagaataagagaatataaaaattatagaataactcgaagaaaaataaatattataaaagtgagaaggaaaataaaaaaaatcttaagttATAATAATGAAACAcatgaaaagttgaaaaaaataattcaaaagtaatttaattaaataaataataaataaattatgtccattaattatttaaattaacgtGCCATAATATTAAAAAGTTAGAAGGCTAAGAATATATTGAAAAACATAAGGCTTATAATGAATGGTTAACTATTATCCTTCCATCATTTTCTTGAAGAGTTCTTGGTCACCTAATAAGGCTTATAATGAATGGTTAACTATTATCATTTTGGAAAATATTGTTGAAAACTATGACGATTGACAACCCATTAAGCACGAAATGTGGTCTCCCAAGGAAGGAGTTCAAGATCTTAACCTCAGTGTACGTCTAGTGAAGCTAATAAGCTATGTAGTATGTAAGTTGCATCTAAATAATGATGttctctattatatttttttaaacgaCGTTTTAATGCTCCAAATATTTAGTTTgacttagtatttttatattatattataaaataaataagaaggaATATTTGTACAAGAGCGAAGATAGTTTTGGTGTACGAATGTAATTAGaggtaattaaatattatataatactaTAGAACTAAAAAGTGTTAATATGACTTTAAATAATGCTTTTCATAATAGAAAATATTCTTGTATTGTAAAACTAAGGAAATTCAATTAAGTTATACGTTGGGGGGAATGTTGCGGCTCTCTCAATTGTTGAACTCTTTCGGCTCTTTTAGGTTGGGTCAACGGGTCAAAAAACTAGTTAGTTAGTCAAGAAAATTTCCATAGGATTGCAAAATACCTCATGAtagtaataaaaaacaaaagaaatttgcttagcttttttttttttttttgacagaaaAATTTGCTTAGCTTTTGAAATAATAACAGGGGAGTGCTAAGGgaacaataaaaattttgaacaacatgaataaccaccaatcaaatgaaaatacactacactctaatttaatgctacaattaaatttactcttttaatcctattaattcacattgtttacacattgttcaaaaattttgttagttacctatactttttcataatatAAATCAAACAATTTGACCAATATAAACTAAATTGAAACGATACTGCTCAACCCATAGATTAAACATTGAGGGATGTCATATTTAGTTATATGCCCAAAAGTTCAAGTGTTGCATTATTTTGTGACTCACTAAAACATGCAACTTGCAATGCTGCGTATACATGCTACTAAAATACAATCATATGACATGCTAATGCATCAATTGG contains:
- the LOC112752825 gene encoding uncharacterized protein codes for the protein MTNSGCNLLALMKLIFVDTLFALVLLTVMSANTMMVASNSSSLNEEQKALLHSGWTEGRDISKHCNWTGIVCNDAGSVIEISTRRYFFIPPSELRNFNFTAFPNLIRLELTGLELKGTIPSEISTLTKLMYLDLSSNYLEGELPTSISNLTQLKLVNVASNFLRGVIPSTFGQLKCLAQLSLHSNNLEGPIPERLGYLKHLEQLTLSNNSLNGSIPSTFGQLEDLESLSLDSNHIEGSIPVEFENLFHLKALDLSHNNISGVIPSGIGQLSRLSTLDISNNSLKGPIPFGILYHCSYVQLSNNFLSGHIPSQIGNLSYLDLSNNSLSGSIPEGLHSVPYLNISYNSFVPDTHFCGFPSEALIGNKQSPSCSSPYSTIALVSLAALNCFFITTVFIWLGIGVFCPLQREYGFEERSKNGDIFSIWNYDGKIAFKDIIKATEDFDIRYCIGTGAYGSVYKAQVPSGRNVALKKLHNAESENPSFYKSFSNEVKVLTEIRHRNIIRLHGFCLHNSCMFLVYEYMEKGSLFYNLAIDEEAQELNWSKRVNIIKGLHLLSLICTIIALHPLSIEM